DNA sequence from the Juglans microcarpa x Juglans regia isolate MS1-56 chromosome 5S, Jm3101_v1.0, whole genome shotgun sequence genome:
ctcatctcatctcactatccaaacgggccctaattacaagctaaagCTGGAAAACAGCACAAAAGTCATTAAGACTAGTCCCATCCATTACAATAACCAAAGCCCAAAgcaaaaatgtatgaaaaaagaaGTCTCTAGGGGTTtacataaatgaaattattataacaGAGGTAAAGATAAGTATATGAATTCTGATCTACATATGTAGGCAATTTTTCCATGAGCAAAACTGAAGCACATCTACACATCCCAAGAAGCTAcctaattgtaaatatttttgataaggtaAAGAAAAcctaattgttaattttaaaagcTTAAACTTGTACTATGAAAGCTTGACAccttaaaaaagaatatttcgTCCATGTTGGTAAACTGACCTTCTCAGGTGGAAGATCTATGCCCAAATTCCCACGGGAAAGGATAATTCCATCTGCTTCTTGTAGGATCTCATCAAAATGGGTTAACCCCTAAAAAGAGAAACATAAATGAACCCATATAAATTCACTTGGCATTGCTATCAAAACCAAATTAAACTTGTCTAAAAAACAGAGACAATATTATGAGCTACTAAGATCAACTCACCTCTATATTTTCAATCTTTGCAAAAATTTGTGTCTGACTGAGTTCACCCAACTTAGAAAGGAGCTCACGGGCCTGATAtcagaagaaaaatcaaacaaccACAATAACTCAAATACAAAGAAACCAGAAAACCACAGTAAAAGGATACTGcatcaaggaaaaaaatactTGCCTGGCGAACATCTTCTGCATGCCGGGTATATGATAGTGagagaaaatcaattttattttgcaCGCCCCAGGTGCTTATAACCTGAAATGAGcaacaaaatatgatgaaaTGCACTTTTAACGTTACTGAAAAACATGATAGAGAGGGGAGGATCACTGCAGTCCATACAACAATCACTAGACAGAGCATGTTCAGAACTTACCTCCTTATCTTGATCAGAGAGAGTAGGCAGTTCGATGCAAATTTGAGAGGCATGCAAAGTGAACAATGAGCCAGACAGTGTCGCTGAGTTCTTTATAATGCAAACAACATCCTCCCCATTCACTTCAGAAACCTGCTCAACTTCAGATATAACTAATCAGTTGTGCATGAGTTATTCAGTTCAATGGTTAGTGTGCCATATGTTATACTTATCCTCATAAGAGAAGATGGGAGAACATTCAAAAAGGGGTGAAAAATAAGGAGCTTTTTAAATGACATTAGCCCTCTAGGTTATCTATCTCTCACCTCCAGCCAAACAGAAGTAGTTTCACTTCCAGTGAACAGGTATTGACCCATAAAAATGGTGTCTCCTTTCTTCACTGCCTGCAAAAACCAAATTCAAGGCTTAGTTTCAAATTCTAGAAGTACTAAGAAAGAGCATAACTACAAAGAGACAACGTTACAATGTAATTACAGAGTTCATCTATTTGAAGATAAAAGTGACTTGCTATTTCGAGTATAATGAAATCTTGGGAGCACGTGCAGGGTTTTAAATATGGGCATTGGTTAATAAATGAACACACTGTAGATGCTAAAGAATCCATTCAGATTTACAATTCAGTGTTTTATTCACTATAAGCAGGCTGCACTGTCCAAAACAAGGACATGTAAGATTCTCAACAGATTCTGGTAAAAAATACGCTATTCTTCGATTTAAGAATGTTCTGTCATTCCCGGAAGCACCTTAATGCATTGCAagcttaaatatataaactgcAAATAAAACTTTCACAAACTCTCAATCCCTCTAAAAACCCAAAATTCTGTATTTCGGTTCTATAGGATATCCACGATAAGCATTTGCTAATGTTTAGGttgttttcttgttaaatatAAAGATACACAAAATAAGAAATAGTTGTGACAATAAAAACTTCCAGAATACAGAACAACTATGTGATAATAAGGTCAAAAATTTTATCAAACCTTTGACAGCCCATCAAAATTAATGGGCAATACATCTGAAGAGGCTTCTAAATCTTGATTAGGTGTCAGAACAACAGAAGCGTCCATCAGAAGCGAAATAGATTTTCCACTTTTATTAACAGCTTGCAACTCAGGTCCCACCGTGTCCAGCATAACCTGAAACGCAAGGGATAATAGTTTGCTCAATTCCTTTTCtgagattatattatatatttaacatgAAATGCATGGCAGCATACTGCTTAAGGGAGAAAAACCATTGTTTTCTATCTTTCACTCAACAGATATAAACAAATGCTATTTAAAACTAACACTTAGAAAACAACTAAATTCTCGATTTTGGTTAGCATTGCACATGCCCGGAATATTTTGAAATAGAAGtacttaaaaaatactaaacaaagagtctctctttttatttcaaaaaaatggaaaaggggggggggggggggggggggggggggggggggagagagagagagagagagagagagagagagagagagatccacaAAAAAGTCACGACAAACAAACGCAATTtcgaaagagaaggaaaaaaaaaaaactaatgagGTCAATGTATTGGCCTCTATAAAGTcttatacaataaataaatcaagacAAAGTATCTTGCTTTCtctacttttaaatatatatagctttCTCATAAACTACTCGAGCCTATCTGTTCAGCATCGAAACAGAGAGATACAAAAAGAAATCGATGAATAATTCGTTATTCAGAACCCTTAGaaacgaaaaaagaaatatcataacATACGGCACAAAGCTTCTTAGTAGTCTTCACAGCGGCCCTCAGATTCTCGAGAGTCTCCTGATGATACTTCGGGTCGCCCCACGAGAAGTCGAAGCGGGCCACTGCCAAATAAACAACACCAACCAATTACAAGAGCATTAATATAGTCGAACAAAAATTCCGCGAAAGCAAGAGCCTTGTACCTGACATTCCAGCCTTGAGGCAGCCGGAAAGAACCTCAACGGATCGAGACTTGGGGCCCAGCGTCCCCACGATCTTTGTCATTGCAGGAAAGAAAGTCtgcaacaaaaattaaaaaaaaaacataaagaaatcaACAGATAAATAATCACACACTGAATTCGAAATTTATAGATTCAGTTTGAAACAGGCCAGGAAAATTGATTCAATTGAAGacaaagaagaaggagaaaaagagaagaagcaTACGGCCTTGGATGGCTCCAGAACAGTAGCCATCCTAATGGGCTCCTCGAGAAGCAAGTGATTGGAATGCATATTGTATCAGACAGCGGTGGCTCTGGAAACGCAGAGAGCAAATGTTAAAAAGAGGAGAAGACCGAGTGAGGCGAGAGCAGCTGCGCTTTGAGGGGAGGGATGGGTACGGAAGGGTTTTGTGTTGTtaggtaagttttttttaatttcacgAACCTTGTGGAATATGCTTTTGCtcgtattaattaattaattaattatgattagaaaaaaataaataaataattaattaattaaagagattCTACCGAAAGGAGcgactataatataattaactGGGACACGTGGCAGTCACCTGAAATTGTGAATTTGGGAATGAGCCCCACCAAACCACTTGGAGAGCGCGCGTGGTGGGGAGGTAGAGGACGGGGGTAAGTTGAAAATGAGGATGGTATTGTACGAGTGCGGTGCACGTGCATGTATTGGAGGGATGTTGGAGACAGTAGGGTGGCTTTCTGGAAGTGGACTGGAGGCAAAGGCatgttctgttctgttctgttctgttctgttgGCTGCTGCTGTTCGTTTTTCGGCCAACTGGTTTGTTCGTAAAGGCCGTCAAAAAGTACGTGGTTTTAACTAACTTTACGTGGGTCAATTCCTGTGGGCTGACACCcacaatttaattttgaaaaaaataaaagtccaATGGGCTGTCGCTTAACTACGGTCTATCCTTATttttactcattttatttttattcaattaagtagtttttcatctttattttatttaattcatctttattttattcaatttttgtttttggattacATTATACTTTTCACATactgaattgagataaaagttaaaaattaaattaaatattattttttaataatattattattttagaattttaaaaagttaatatTAGGGATAAAATTAACTGACTCCAATTAATTGAAAAactatcactaataataaggaAATAGATAAGATAAGGAAGAGATAAATTGAAAGAAGTTGTCCCATactcttaaaaggaaaaggtTTTGTAAAACAAATTGGACTATATAACtcaaatgaagaaaatagatcTCTATAAAATTAAGAGATCTTTGAAAATTAAGAGAACTCTTTGTAAGGGGCTTCCCCCCATCGATTCTTAAAGCAAGCCCACAAATGGCCACTTAGAAATAAGTCGGAGAGCCCATTCAAACCCAatcaatatatatgattattctCCAAAGGAGTCAATGAATATCTATATAATACTTTGTCCACGAGCAAAAATTGCCCCCAAAATAACCCAAGCACAGAGAAAGTGGACGATAGGGGCAATGGGAACTCACCGCCTTGACATCATCCCGATGACACCTTGCCCTCTGGAACCTGCACAAGCAGGTAGACTAGAAATATGGAGAATCTTCAATCTCCTAACAACAAATTTGAAGAGACTTAACAAGGAACATCAACAAGGTAAAGTGAGTCAGGAAATCACGCTGCATTAATGTCATGACTAGggttgtaaatttaaaccggaaaaacggaccggaccggaccgaaccagaccggttgaaaaaatatatatataaaaattaattttatatattatacaaaatattatatatataagttttatttataatatataattatatattaaatttttatatataattatatatcatatatgaaataatttcatattataatttataaattataacatgaaatgttaattttaaatatgaacattataacttgtttgattatatgttattaatataattatatatacgataatgttattataatttataaaataaaagtttaatcttaaagatgaaaatttaattgatcatatgctttaaacatgaaaaatatatattaaattattaataacattttatcataagaggtaacactttattatatatttttacattttaaaaaagccggaaaatcggaccggagataccggtttaggagggtaaccaaggcgtaatcggttttgaaaaatgtaaaaccggtacataccggttcggtcctaaattttatccaaaaccggaccggttacacccctagtcacGACTACCTAGActtcacgccgcattaatgacttCTGATAAATAAACAGTAGAAATGACATAAGTTCTTCAAAGTCAGGAACGAGGTGTTCCACCCGAAAATTAGTATAAAAGTGTGTCCCCAGGTAAGAAAAACTCTTTCTGATTTTTCCAAACTTATGCACAAACTATTAAAGAGAtatactgactttggcatctgAGACTCACTGGCCACCACCAAGGACCCCCACTCTCCGTGTTTATTTAAGCATACAGATGAAAGTCTGAAGACTCGAGTTGCTAGAACTTGACCCAAAGGTTTACGAAACATAATGTTAACACTCTCCACACAAGCTTCATATGCCAAATTCCACCACACAAGCTTCCACGGTATTGTGAGATGTGTGAGGCATGATAAATTGTGAAATCACTCATTATAATGTATGTCGCCCCCAAACAATTCGTGAGCGTAAGtttttatgccgaaccacgtaaatctttttatttctctttatttattcccatttgcttattttttatttattttatgaatgaatgcGAAGACTACCGTATCGACGCCTAAATCATTATCGTGAGCCGGATAATCCTTTCCTTATTTCTGATCTGTTGTACAAATTAAGGTATTTagagttgacttatttattatattttgtatgaatatttgaaaaaattataataatgagatgagattagattaaATAAATGCGTATTGTATCCAAACATGTATAAGATCTTGagttttcaaggaaaaaaaatatccgaaataaatgtaaaagaagCCTAACAGAACAAGTTTGGTTTGGCCCAAACTTGACTTAACACTGCACACTCCTTCAATCCAACTAAACCGcgtttatatttgaattactCTCGTATATCTGCACAATTTGCACGTCCGTAATTCCAAGTTTTGAAGCTATTTTTCTCTTATACGATGACTctaagtgcatgtttgggatGCGATGgaaaatatagtttataattttaagatttatatcttataaattaagtaataagttatattatgaaaagattatttactatttgataattatatgtttaaatCTATTTCAAACATGTTACTTTTGTTTAGAAACAAATTTAATAAGTGTTTTCTAATGTAGAGATtacgattatttgaatttttaaagattatgatcatATCATGTCAAGTTTAAAGGttgtaattatctgaaaattgtatgggtattttctttcattgacagtctttttaaaattcaaattaagtTCTGCATTATTTGAAAAAGCacatttgatgtttttcttCAAACGTACTTTTCaacttatttgaaattaaaagtgttttaatatgtaacatctaaataacttaattttttcattaaagaacTTTTAGTTTGAGTACTGAGAACTCTtcagatattttcaaaataccTTACTaatattcattacttttttactattatttaatattttatcattattttttcactattatttacagaatacatgagaatatctcaatatccaaatacaagaatatttaaatactttttaaaactcCTGAGACAActccaaacatgccctaaatAAGTTTATCATGATTAAcagtttcttcaatttttaaaagaatctaACTAttgagtttttaaaaatattttatcatagcTTTGAAATTCGATAATTGTAATTGTTAAGTAGATGGACTATGAAGGCCTATGCAGCACAAGGCCCAACCATACGCCGAGTGACCCTAAGAGATGCCTTTGCCCAACCAGGACCGAGATAGCAAGACGAGCAACACAACCCCACAATAAGTCAGTTTGAAAAGTGCATCCGTATTATTAAGTGGCAAAACTTGATTGgcaataaaagtttaaaattaattatcttataaatcaaattttatcatataaaaaatatggaagATATATTGATTGTTCTCCACAACTTACAAGTATAAATACTCTAAATCATAATAACAAGAGTCGAATTGACATCGTCTCTTAAGATTAAGTTGCCGTATGTATAGTCCGTTGAGAtcaaataaattgatatgaaaattaaataaaatattattttttaatattgttattattttgatatttaaataaatttaattatttattatattttgtgtgaaaattttaaaaaattataatgataaaataggatggaatgaaatatttcatgTATCTAAACGATATTAAAAAACCGAGTATTTTCATAATGAAAGATAAAAGGTAGTACatctaatatgtttttattgtaaaaggCAAATGATGAATACTGGGGAGTTGGTGCAGGAAGTTGCGCACGGAAAGCTAGTGGCATCTACGTGGAAAATAATACGGTGCATTTCATTGGAATTTCTAAACGGTGCGTTTCGCACTTACTCTCCATTCGGATTCCCTCCTCCATTCTCCTCCATCTCCCTCTTCTCCATCTCCCTCCATCTCCGAAGTTTCCCGCGACCCGAGCTAGGTTTCTGAACATATCAAATTTTCTAGTAATTTCTAAGTAAGTCAGCAAGCTTTGAAATTTTCTCGAGGGTTTTCTGAGTTTTTGGTTAATTTGAAAACCCAGTTGGGAACTTAAAGGTGGTGGTGTACCTGAACAGTTCTTAAGGAGGAACGTTTTCTGGTAATTTCTCCTGTTTCTGTTTCATGAGTATGATCCCTTTGATCAATTCTGGAAAATAATACACCTTCCTGTTGGAGGATGCCtttgatttttgtatattaGGTGAAACTTTCTTGCATTTTGACATGGTTTGTTTTACCCAAAAGTGTCTCAATAATCAAGAGTCAAAGATGTCGGATATTGCTTTGTTAGTGGCGGAGGAGTATGAGAGGAGGGTGAAGATTGCAAGGCAGCTGGTCTGAAAGTGGGTTTGAGATTGATCTGGTTTCTTGTGCTTCTGTCTTGGCTCGGAGCCTCAAGATAAAGATTGTTGGACTAGAGAAATTGGAGCTTCTTGATTGGGTTCGGGAGCCCAGATCCCATATTAGTCTTACTGGTTTGTTCTCTACTTAAATGGATtgaaaaattgtttataaaaacaGGCTGAATTGGAATAGGGGGTCCAGAATTCGTTAGGCATGGCTAAAATTTGCATTTTGGGTGGATGTAGGTTGAATCGATCTATAACTATGAATCAAAttcatttttagatttattttatcagaattagcattttttataattcgCATCTAAGAAATAATATGGGAGGAACGATGAACATAAGTGGGATCAGTAATGGATTGCGAAAATCAGTGTGAGGGAGACGAACGGAACTCTCCTTGGGTGGTCGAGTTTTGCAGCTTTCATTGGtgttttcatcttttattttctttttttctttttttaattataactaACGTGACAGGTGTACGCAACTTCCTTTACCAACTCTCCTGCCCATATCAGTATTGGTgttaaaaatgtataaaatgcAACAAGACAAACTAGGTGTTGGGCTTAAAAGGCGACCCAGTCAAGTCCGATGCACCCTTTTTTCGCTAATTAGGTCGAGGTGGGGTTTGTTGGGTGGGTGAGGTCGAAGGTCCGGAGTCCAGAGTCCAGAGTCCAgacttttttatttgtaaaggCCACTGCGGCACATAAATAAAACTGTGAAAGCAGCCAGCCAGAGCCAGAGGAGATCAGAAGAAAACCCGTACAGGGTTCGGTGAAGTTGCACTGAGTTCATTTCATGTCGATTTGGAACTGTTGGCGGGGGAGGTGGATCGATATTGGAGCCATCAATGCAACCAAAACACCATGTGAAGCCAAAGATGTAAATGCATGCAGCAGTCTCGGCTTCAGAAACGTCTTGAGCCGGAAATCTCTCTTGATCTTTTGTTTCATTTCCAATGATCCCGCCTAGCTTAAGGGAAAAATAATAGTAACAACAACAATTTCGATGATTACACTAACagtaataataattaaagtgtCCCAAGCAGCAGTACTATATTGCTTTCGCCCTTGCCCCTCCTCCAAAATTAGAACGCCAATCCCGCCTTCAATTTCtcccctttcttctttttcttgcgtggtaataaaactaaaaagggCAAAAGGAAGCGTAATCAaaccgggaaaaaaaaaaaaaaaaaatttaaagcagAAGCATTTCTTCACTTTCTGCGACAGCATTTCTGTATCGGGGAAGATGAAGGCTGAGAGAAGTGGGGTGTGTACTGCCAATGAGCCCCCACCATGTGGGCATTGAAAATCAGGGGAACTTGAACAATTGCTTTGACAGATATGCTACTTCTGGAAAAAGGCTTTAATTTGTTGCAGGCTTTAATTTGCACTGAATGGTCAACCTGTGTGAGTTTCAATCTTAAAAAGTAAACCTGAAATTTCCCCTTTTTATacatcttctccttcttcttcttcttgttttttcaaaacaacatcATCTAATTGATTGtggatattatatatttgagagtaGTATGCAAGAagtaaaagagagaagaaaatgatgaagacaTAACTCGACCCTTCATGTGCACGAGGTAGGCAGATGATcagtactataatatatatatagatgatcgAACCCATAAATGAAAGTGCAGAATATTATCGTGGAGCAAATTTATTcttagtaaatatatataaatataagccCATTAGGTTTTGGACGTTTTGCATGATGAAAATTGTCAATTTGCAGGCCAGTCAAGCCATATCTATTTACATAATATTCTCCATCATCAATGCAGCTAGGTTACATAGTACGTACAGCACCTTTGCTTTCTTATGACTTAAAGTTGGGAACTTTTTCCTTCCTCCACGATATCAAAGGAAGGGGGCCGGACAGCATGCAAATCATATCAtgcacttcttcttttttcttttaatttcctGATTAGCCATCCAGATGTTCATCAAGCAGCGGACGACTTTCACAGTCAAACCAAGGATTTTGTTGGCGGATTTAAGTTCCGAGCATTGTTTTGGGCAAGGGTAAGTGGTATCAAGGAGATCAGAGAGGTGTTGAGTTCAATAATAACTGTAGTTTACACAGGTAGGCTTCACTGCTtcccaaatctctcttttttttactCCTCAATGTCACCTACCAATATTCACTAACCAAAAAAAACAGTGGTCAACATGGTAAACACAAGTTTAATTATGTAATCGGTGGGAAAGCCACCATACAATATTCTGGAGAGCCCAAACGCTCAATTggtcaagaaaaagagaaacacCTTTCTTTCCACCCATTCCATTTGAGACGAGCTGGGAGAGAATAATGAAATCATTCACCCAGCACTCTCCATCCGAGGCCTCACTCCCTCCCATATAAGGCTGTCACCTTTAATCATACTCACCCTCTCAAGTATAGCTCAAAAAGATATCATaaacagacacacacacacactctctctcttccccttaaATCATACCCTATTCTTCATGTTTCAACTTGTTTAGCCAAGACATGGAGacaagagagagcgtgagactAGCTATCAGTCTCCTTACATTTTGAACACAAATTTAAACACGTCTACAAAACCAATCTCCTCCTTACTTGCACAAAAGATGAATAATCCTTTTCTCTTACCCTTAAGCTCAGCCTTAGCCTTAGCCTTTttcaccctctctctctgtgtcccGAACGACACAGACGTACTCACTCGTTTTCGCCTCCAGGCTGATGCCCACGGCCAGCTCAACTCCAACTGGACAGGCGGTGATGCCTGCGCAGCTTCGTGGCGCGGTGTCCACTGCTCCTCAAACAACAAACGCGTCGTCgttctctccctcccttccctTAACCTCCGCGGCCCACTCAAGTCTCTGGCTCCGCTCGACCAGCTCCGCCTTCTCGACCTCCACAACAACCGCCTCAACGGCACCGTATCACCCCTCACCAACTGCACCAATCTCAAGTTCATCTACCTC
Encoded proteins:
- the LOC121268020 gene encoding pyruvate kinase 1, cytosolic-like, whose amino-acid sequence is MHSNHLLLEEPIRMATVLEPSKATFFPAMTKIVGTLGPKSRSVEVLSGCLKAGMSVARFDFSWGDPKYHQETLENLRAAVKTTKKLCAVMLDTVGPELQAVNKSGKSISLLMDASVVLTPNQDLEASSDVLPINFDGLSKAVKKGDTIFMGQYLFTGSETTSVWLEVSEVNGEDVVCIIKNSATLSGSLFTLHASQICIELPTLSDQDKEVISTWGVQNKIDFLSLSYTRHAEDVRQARELLSKLGELSQTQIFAKIENIEGLTHFDEILQEADGIILSRGNLGIDLPPEKVFLFQKAALYKCNMAGKPAVLTRVVDSMTDNLRPTRAEATDVANAVLDGSDAILLGAETLRGLYPVETISIVGKISAEAEKVFNQDLYFKKTVKYVGEPMTHLESIASSAVRAAIKVKASAIICFTSSGRAARLIAKYRPTMPVLSVVIPRLKTNQLKWSFSGAFEARQSLIVRGLFPMLADPRHPAESTSATNESVLKVALDHGKTAGVIKSHDRIVVCQKVGDASVVKIIELED